Below is a window of Candidatus Trichorickettsia mobilis DNA.
CTATAAAACAGCACAAGAAGCATTGATAGCATCGTTTAGGCCATGTATGCGCTGCCGCCCACTATCTCATCCAGGTCAAGTATCAGATTTAGTTCGTACCCTCGTTGATGCCGTTGAAGCTGATCCATCAAGGCGCTGGAAAGATCGTGATTTTGAAGAGTTGTCAGTAGATGCATCAACGGCGCGTCGTCAATTCAAGAAAAGGTTTGGAATGACGTTTGTTGAATACGCGAGATCAAGACGGATGGGTCTTGCGATGAAACAAATACGCGCAGGAGATGCTGTAATTGACGCTCAACTGAATACAGGGTATGAATCCAGCAGCGGGTTTCGAGATGCTTTTTCTAAAATTATGGGAGCTGCACCTACAAAATTTACCCAACACAATAAAATACTCAAGGCATCTTGGCTTGATACAAAGCTTGGCCCTATGATTGCAATTGCAGATGATGCCGGTCTTTACCTTTTAGAATTTATCGACCGGCGCGGTTTAGAGCGTGAGGTTGAAAGGCTTAGACTCAAAACAAAAGTAGCTATTATCCCGGGCGTTACTGACCCAATCAACTCCATTAGACTTGAACTGGAGTTTTATTTCGATGGAAAGCTTAAAGTATTCAAAACACCGCTAAATCTTCTGGGTAGCTCCTTTCAAAGGAGCGTTTGGGAGGAACTCATGCGCATTCCTTATGGAAACACACGAAGTTATATGGCGCAAGCAGCATCTATTGGCAAAAATAGAGCTTATCGCGCTGTTGCAAATGCTAATGGTGCCAATCAACTGGCGATTATCATACCATGTCACCGCATCATCAATAGCAATGGTGATCTTGGCGGATACGGAGGTGGTATCACACGCAAAAAATGGTTGCTTGAGCATGAGGCAAGCCATGTCTAATGCAATACAAAATTTGAAGAAAACGTTACACGCCTCTATTGATTCAACTCCAGAAAAAGTATCAATTTACTTTAAAACAAGCCCAAGAAGTTATGCTGAGCACGATAGCTTTATAGGCGTGACGGTACCTACTTTACGAAAAATTGCAAAAAGTTTTTTATATGTAACCCTGGAAGATTTAGGTCTTTTGATACAATCAAAAATCAATGAAGAAAGATTATTAGCGCTTATTATTTTAGCTGCGCAATACAAGTCTGGAGCCCTAGCCCAAAAAGAAGAAATCTATCAATTTTATGGAACCAATATACGCCATATCAATAATTGGAATTTGGTGGATAGTTCTGCGCATCTTATTATAGGGGCGCATCTTTTTGAGCGAGATCGTGATGTCCTTGAAGAATTAGCAGCGTCTCAAAACTTATGGGAGCGCAGAATAGCAATTGTCTCAACCTGGTATTTTATCCGTCAATCTGATTTAGAATGGACGTTTAAGATAGCCAAATTATTACAAAATGATTCACACGATTTGATCCATAAAGCTGTGGGCTGGATGCTCCGCGAAGCAGGCAAAAAAGATGAGGCTCGATTAATCTCGTTTCTTTGTGATCACGCAAAACAAATGCCTAAAACCATGCTAAGGTACGCTATGGAAAGGCTATCTAAAGAGCAGAAAGAAGAAATCAAAGCCTAGACAATACGAATTCTGCCATAGCTACGTCCTGTGCCCCAATACCGGAAAAATCTGCAATTATTATTTTGGCATTTTCAGCAATACCTGATTTTAGTACTGCGCCTAGCTCCATCAGCGCATCTTTAGGAACAATACCTGCTTTTAATGCCCTGGAAACATCACCAAATTTTGCCGCTTGCATTTTGCTATCAACAATCACTATATCAGCTTCAGAGAAAAGCTGTAGCGATATCTCACTTTTATGTTCATCATCGCTACCAAGCCCAATAATCGCTTTATTTTTGCTTTCTGGAATAGTGTGAATGATAAGCTCGAGAGAGGCGGTAGTCGTAAAAACTACATCGCATTTTGCTATTAAATCTTCTGCACTGTTGCATGCAAACTCACCAATAGCTAAAGCTTTAGCTTTATTGCGTGCATAGAGCATAACGTTGACTTGAGAGTATTTTATTATTAACAATTCATATAACTGTTTGGCCAGATTACCGCCACCAATAATTCCAATATTTTGAGCCTTCCACGGAATTAGATCGAGTATAATAATCCCTGCAATTGCCGTTCTGAGAGTTGTTAAATAACCTTTATCTTGCAGTATAGCCTTCAGCTCACAACTGGCTACATAAAAGATGAGCATCGTCCCATTATTACCGAATTTACTACTGCCAGCTATTTTGATCGCAAAATTTGAACTGCCTTGCCTATAACCACCTTTAATATGACAATCACTTTCTTCTTGCAGAAAAATAAACTGCATAGGCAAAGGCACATCATACAAACCGGCAGAATAATCCATAAAAGCAGTTTTTTGAGAATTGATTAGTTCTTCAAGATCGCGCGCTATGCTGATGCTGTTTTGGATCTGATCAAGGTTAAATATTTTCATGATGCAAAAATTCTTTTAACTGATCAAGACATTCCAGCATGTTTTTCCTACCAAATCCTATACGGAAATGGTTACTCTGATAATCATATATAGATGCAGGCATTAGAAGCACGTTTTGCTTATTTACTAATCGTTCACAGAAAGATTCAATAGAATCTTTGCTTTTATATTTCACAAAGCCAATACATCCTCCTTGTGGGCGAACCCATTCAAAAAGATTGCTGTATTCTAAGAAAAATTGGTCGAGAAGTTTGAGGTTATCAGCAACAATTCTGTTATTACGCTCTAAAATTGTTTTTTTAGATTTAAGTGAAATCAGGCTCAAAATTTCAGCAGGCGCACTATTACAGATAGAAGTATAGTGCTTCATTTGTTCTATTTTTTTGAGTATCGCTTTATCTTGGGATGCAATCCAACCAATCCTGAGGCCTGCCATACCAAATGCCTTACTCATAACACCAAGAGATAAAGCTTTATCATAGATGCATGCAGCAGGAGATGCCAATGGATTATTTGGAGCACCAAGCAGCCTATAAACCTCATCGGAAAATAGCCAAATACCTTTAGCTTGGCATATATCTATAAGCCTTTTTAGCTCTTCCTCTTCTATCACTTGGCCAGTAGGATTATGCGGAAAATTAATGATAATACACTTTGTATTTGGTTTTATTGCATCGTAGGTAGCGTGTAAGTCAATTCGCCAAGCATTTTCTTCTTTCAGCTGTATTGCTGTAATATTGACACCCTTGGATTTGGGGATTTCAAGTAATGACTGATAGCAAGGTGTTAAAACAATAACGTGATCGCCTTCTTCAATTATAGCATTTAGAGCGCAAAATATACCTTCTTCAGCACCTGCAAACATCAATATATTTTCCGCGTTAAACTCATTATATAATTCCTGCGCTACAGTTTCGCGTAAGACTGGAAGGCCAGGAGCCTCAGTATAGCCAAGACGTAGATGATTCCATAGATCCCGCTCTTGCGCATCTGCCATAGCTATAATCTCGGACATTGCAAAACTCTCTGCATCAGAACAACACAGCAGATACTTCGCTGAAAACTCATAACGAGCCAGGTACTCCTCTAATTTAAAAACATTCATTTATTCCTCCATTCTTTTAAATATTTAAATATGGTAGCTCTGCCTAACCCTAGGACTTTTGCTACATAATCTGCTGCATTTTTCTCACTAAATGCACCAAGCTCAAATAAATGCTTTACAAGAGCCTTCTTGTCATTTTGGGACAAGTGATCAAATGAAAGGTTATTATTTTGTAGAAAGCCATGAATACTGATGTGCAATTTTTCCTGCCAGTCATTAGCAAAAAGAGACTGAGGTTGATTGCACATCTGTAGTAATGCGCTACTTAAATCCTGCATCTTGTTAAATATTGAAACATCGCAATTGATGCAAAGCATCCATTTTTCTTCAAGTAACACTGAAATAGATTTGATAAGCCGTCCATCAAAATTAACCTTAGGATAGACTATTTGATCTATATGCTTTAGCTCATCTGCATCTAGCAAACTTGCATCACCTACTTTGCGCTTAGAAAGCTTGCCATTAATATAAGTAATACTGTTTTGATTGATATCATGGATGACGACTTCAATCAAAGGATCCATAAGCCGCACAATAGCATCACATAATGGAATGTAACTAGATAACATTGTCTATACCTCATAGTCTATATAATGAAGTATTATACACTATTTAGTACGGGTTATCAAGAGAGGTAAGACTAAAAAGTCTATATAAAAACTGTGAGGAACTTACTTACTATGGTGGTTCCTTTTGTCTAGACAAAAGGAACCACCATACAATCTCTATGAATCATACAAAACGTAGACACTCTACTATCGCTTACAACATACCTGTATTATTTGAACAAAATTTATTGTCAATCGCATAATTCAGTGTCCGGAAAATTAGTGCAAGATCACAATCAGTTGGTAGCTAAAATTAAAACAAGGGATGTTTTCTTAGAAATTTTATTTTTATTATTTGAACAATAAAAAGGTACGTACTCACCACTCCTACAATAAATGATAATAAATAGTTATTTATAGTTACAAAACCAAGGTACTTAGCAAATGGAGCGCAAGTTAAAATAAAAGCCAGAATAATTACTAGTATTGCAACTAGAATTAAAGCCAATGAAGGTTTAGAACTAAGTAAATCATTTTTTGTTCTTAGTATAAATATTACTAATATTTGAGAAACAATAGATTGTAAGAACCAAATAGTTCTAAAAAGTTCTGGTTCAACCTTGAATACATAAAACAAAACATAGAAAGTAATTAAGTCAAAAATTGAGCTTAGAGAACCAAAAATCAACATAAATTTATATATTGGTTTTATTTTAAGCTGATGTGGTTTTTTTAGATAATCTTCTTCAACGTTATCAAAAGGGAGAGGAATTTCCGAGATGTCGTATAAAAGGTTATTAATAAGAAGCTGTAGTGGTAGCATAGGTAGAAATGGAAGGAATGGGGCAGCTAAAGCCATGCTAATCATATTACCAAAATTTGAACTGGTAACCATCATTATATATTTCATAATATTAGCAAACGTTTTTCTACCAATAATCACTGCTTTGTATATTCCATTAAGGTTATCATCAAGCATTATTATATCTGCAGATTCTTTAGCTATGTCTACTGCTCCTGCTACCGCTATGCCTACATCTGCTATATGCAGTGAAGGAGCATCGTTGATACCGTCTCCCAAATAACCAACTACATTCCCACGTTCCTTAAGTGAGAGAATAATCCGGCTTTTTTGCGTTGGCGATATCATATAAAATAAATTAACATATTCTATTTTGGCACTAAGTGTAGCGTCATCCAAGGCTTGAATTTCAGCGCCGCTTAACGACAAATCAATTTTAAGATCAAGCTTGTCGCATACATCTCTTGCCACTAGCTCACTATCACCAGTTATAACTTTTATCTGAATGCCATTTTCACGCAACAAACCTAAAGCTGGTTTAGCAGTGGATTTTGGTGAATCAACAAAAGTTATTAGCCCTGCAAAAATAAGCTCATTTTCATCTGCTATAGTGTATTCATTTTTTAAGTTATCTATTATTTTATATGCTATTGCTAAAGTCCTATAACCTCGTCTGAAATAATCTCTATAACTATTTTGCAATTGCTGTTTAGCTTTTTGATCTATAACTCTTACCTCATCTGATACCTTATAATAATTACAGCTAGTAATTACGGTTTCCGGGCTACCTTTCGTAACAAGCATTCTTTCTTTATTATTTTCTACTATAACTGATAATTTTCTTCTTTCAAAATCAAATGGCAGTTCATCAATTTTCTGGTAATGACTTACATCGAATGTTTTATGTGATATTATAGATTTATCCAATGAATTATGACCTTGTTGAAAGTAGCTATTTAAATAGGCAAACTTCATAACCTCTTCATTACTCACTCCATCAAATGTAACATATTCTTTTAATTTAACTGCTCCTTCAGTTAAAGTACCGGTTTTATCAGTACATAATATATTCATACTTCCTATATTTTGCATGGCTATTAATTTCTTAACTATCATTTGCTCTTTAGCCATATTTCTTACTCCTACAGCCATGGTAACAGTTGAAATCATTGGTAATAATTCAGGAGTAAGGCCAACAGCCAAGGCAATAGCAAAGATAAATGATTCCAGGAGTGTTTTATGAAGAATGAAGTTAACCAATAATACTAATAGAGTACACAAAGTACTAATACGCATTAAAAACAGCCCTAAATCTTTTATCCCAATCTCAAATGCTGTAGTATGAGTCCTAGAAGCAACGGTCCGGGCTATTTTTCCAAATTCTGTATCAAGTCCTATACGACATACTATTGCCTTGGCTGTACCTGATATAGCAACACTACTCATAAATAACATATCAGCAAAATTTATAGTATTGTTATTATAATTAAGGTCTAAATCATATGCTTCTCCTGTAAAAGTAGATTTATTTACCGATAAATTCTTTGACTCAATTACTCTACAATCCGCAGGTATGATATCTCCTGCAGCCAATAAAATAATATCTCCTGGCACCAATTGATCAGCATAAATTTCTTGCTTTTCATTGTCTCTGATTACTGTACACTTTAAAGCAACAAGTTTTTTTAAGGATTCAATAGTATTAAAAGCTTTGTATTCCTGATAAAAATCAAGAGTTACACTTACAAGTGTAATTAAGGAAATAACAATAAAACTAGGAGTGTCTTTTAAATATAGAGAGATAACTCCAACTACTAATAATAGTAGTATTAATGGATTCTTAAAACGCGATAAAAACTGAATAATCAATGTATATTTTTTGGAGCTTTTAATTATATTAGAACCAAATCTCTGAACTAGCTCTTTGGCTTCATTGGTACTTAACCCATTATAATTATTAGTATTAATACATTGCTTTAACTCGTCCATAGATATTTCCAACCAAGAAATATCAATCATATAATCTTATCTCCCATATTATACTTCTAATCTTATTTGATTTAAGTTTAGCTTCAATTAATAATAACAAACTTTTGTAATTCACCAGGGTAAGTGTAGTGGTTTGTTTTCGAAATGATATTGGATTACTTCGATTATAAATGGTCTCAAGCAAGATGGGTTAATTATCACTTTATTTCCTTAACTTGACGCGTATGGTTTGTTGAACGTTCTCTACTGATGTTTTGCCTTCATTCAACAATAGTGTTATTATGCATCTTAAGGATTTTATTAACTAACTTACTAATTCCCCTATGTATTTGAGTTGCCGAGGCGTTTAACATAAAAGCAGGAGTAGTGACTAGTTTATTTTCTTTATCTATAACTATATCTTCAGCTAAACAAATTTCCTCTATTGCATCCAATTTAGTAATAAGTTCATTTTTGTCACCAAGAGTAATTCTAATTTTAGCATGATTTTTTAATACTGCTGCTAAAATCGCAGGGGCAATACATATTCCTCCAATAGGTTTTGATGATCTATGAAACTCGATAATGATCTTTTTCAAGTCTTCGATTACTGTAACGTTTTCATTTTTAAAGGCTAAATCAGATAAATTTGTTGCTGCTCCAAAGCCGCCTGGCAATATTAGAGCATCAAAATCTTGTACCTGCAATTTATTTAGTGCTTCAATTTTTCCACGAGCAATACGTGCCGATTCAACAAGTACATTCCGCTCTTCAGCAACTTCTTCTTTAGTTAAGTGGTTGATGACAGAATGTTGTTTTTGATCTGGAGCAAAAATCTTAGTATCTACATTATTTTTATCTAGCTCAAGTAACGTAAATACTGTCTCAAAAATTTCGGCTCCATCCAAAGCACCACAGCCTGAAATTACTACAGCAACTCTTATCATAATTTCCTCAATTTAATTATTATATTCTTAAATGCAATTTTTTAGTACACATTATTGGTATAGTTAACATGAGCATAACTCCCGGTCTTATCACAGTTGATAGTACCGTTTAATTTACATGTAATATTTAGGATATCTTACTTATAGCCGCCAATAATTTTTTACTAATATATAATTTCGTCATAAATTTGCTTGAGTCAAATACAAAATCAGTGATTCACGTGAGTATGATTAATCATGAAAAAATTGCGGTAGTCTAAGAGGCTGTCAGATCAGTAGATCTAAGTGGTAATTTTGCTCACTCAAAACGCAGGCGAAGCTCCGCAACAAACAAGAGACTGCTTGCGGTGCTCGTCTTCGTTTTTTCTAAAAATTCCTCTATTATATCTACTGATCTGACAGCCTCTAACATTCTGGTTTTCAGAAGAAGCAATAGCCAAATGCTAACTAAAACCGTGGAACTCTTTGAGCTACTCCACGATTAATACTATCAACATTATAACTTATAGAATCTTTTGGATCAGCTTTTTGCTTAACAATTTCTTCTTTGACTAGTGGCTTTGTTGTGTTGCTGCAGCCAAACAAAAATAATAATGACGCTATAAAAATTATGGATCTTTTACTCATATAATATTACTCTGATAACTTTGTTAATACCTCTATAGTGTATATATGGGTTTTTTAGTTGTCAAGTAAAGTTACCTTAACTAAGTTTAGCAAGATATTATCCTATTCTAGGAAAAACAGGTGTTGGAGGTAATAACTCACTACTAGAGGCAATCGCATAATTTTTATTTAGGTAAGTAAAGCTTCTTTGCGAAGAGGGAATTCCTAATTGATTAAGCATTATGTTAGCTGACCATGGAGTAAATGGTTGTAACATAATAGCAATAAATCTTAAGGTCTCAAGTAATACAAATAATACTAGTTTTGTTTGATTAATATCCGTAAGAACTAGTTTCCACGGGGCTTGTTTATCAATGTAAATATTTGCTTGTTCACTAAGAATTATTATATTATTTAAGACATTATTTATTTCAAGTGATGCCATTAATATTGCGTTAGACTGAGGCATCTGTGCTGCCATTACCAGAAGGGGTAAATTATAGGCTTGTTCAAGTTGATTTGAGTCAATCTCGGGAACTTTGCCTGCCATATATTTATGTACCAAGCTACTAGTACGCTGCATTAAATTTCCTATTTTATTAGCCAGTTCACTATTGACTCTGTTAATTAGATTCTCCGGTGAATAATTACCATCAGCGCCAAAGGTAATTTCGCGCATTAAAAAATACCTTACTTGATCGACACCAAATTCATTGCTAAGCTTGAAAGGGTCAATGACGTTACCAATAGATTTTGAAATTTTTTGTCCCTGATTAGTCCACCATCCATGAGCCATAATAGATTTTGGCGGTTCTAATCCAGCTGCCATTAAGAATGCCGGCCAATATATAGCATGAAACCGTAAAATATCCTTACCTACTATGTGAGCATCTGCCGGCCAATATTTATGATATTTGCCTTCCTGATCCTCGGGATATCCAAGTGCTGAAATATAATTAATGAGCGCATCAAGCCAGACGTAGATTACGTGTTTTTCATCATTAGGTACTTTTATTCCCCAACTGAAGCTAGTACGAGATACTGATAAGTCTTGTAAGCCGCTATTAACAAAATTGATGACCTCGTTACGTTTAGATAATGGTCTGATAAAATCAGGATTAGCTTCATAAAATGCTAATAATTGATCTTGCCATTTGGATAAAGCAAAAAAATAACTTGGCTCACTTACCCACTCAACATCAGCACCTGTCGGAGCCTTGCCTTCAGCAGTTAGCTCTGTTTGATCATAAAATGCTTCATCACGAACTGAATACCAACCATCATATGTTCCTAGATAAATATTACCGCTATCTTTTAATCGTTGCCAGAATTTCTTAACACTTTCTTGATGTCGAGGTGAGGTGGTTCTAATAAAATCATCATTAGAAATATTCATTACTGTCATTAATTTATAAAAACTTGCCGAGGTTTGATCGGTAAAGCTTTGTGGATCAAGCCCAGCCTTAGCTGCAGATTTTTCAACTTTCTGACCATGTTCGTCAGTGCCGGTCAAAAACATTACGTCAAAACCGCTTAAGCGCTTAAATCTTGCAATAACATCTGCTGCAATAGTAGTATAAGCATGACCTATATGAGGTACGTCATTGACATAGTATATTGGGGTAGTAATATAATATTTATTATTCATTAGACCTCTTGTACAACTATAGCTGGTTTATAATTTTGTCGTCAAAATTTGACTCAGGTTCTTATATACTCAAAGACACTTGCGATCCTCGGCTGCATTTTTGTCTGAAAAATTCTGTAACCTTCTAGGTTATACAGGAGATCTAATGTACTTTTCCATTATGTTTGATTCAGAAATAAAATAGCATCTGATATTGTGATACAGAAGAGAGTGAGAATACTTAATGAATATAAGTCCAATTGTTTCCAAAAACTCCATAAAATACATAACATTGTAATAATTAGCATATACAACGTTAAGTCTTCCTGGGAGCACCAAACGCTGGTTAACATTAATATATTAATTATACATTTAGAACGAAAAGTGTCATTAAATTTACTATTTAATAAAAATAAACTAATAATAAAAGCAATAGATATAGTTGATAACCATAATATAATGGTTTGTTCAGTTAAAGTGCGGTAAATAGCGCCCCAAAATAACATAGATATTGTAATTATTTGTGGTATAGCCTTATGTTCGCGATAAATAAGTATATTCAATAAGCAACTGACTCCAAAGCCAAATATCAATATATATAAATCGGTAATTCCATTAAATAAATAAAAGCAGCTATTGGAAAGAATGACTGCGCTGATTTCTAAAATAAAATATTGAGTTGGAATATTAGAATTACAGTAGTTACATTTCCCAAATGTACTAAACCAGCTTAACAATGGTAAGTATTCATGAGGCTTAAGTAAATGACGACAATAAGAACAGAAGGGAGGCTGATCGCAGTTTTGATTAATACCGCAAATAGTAATATTACGTGGTAAACGATAAAATATGGTCGTAGCAAAATTACCGATAAGTAATCCAAAAACTGTAACTATTATATATTCTAGCATTAAGCTTATATTTCTTCACCAAGCTTAGCATTAGCGAGATCTGCATCTGATTTTTCTGATGCTTGTCCAAGTATTACAGTTTCATAATTGTAGAATTTGCTTAGTTGTTCTTGTATTTGTGCTAGTGATTTTATTTGGTAGGTATATGATGACAATACTGTCCCCGACACTGTACCATTGTTATTTGATAAACCTTCAGTGTTTTCTGTTTTATTATTAGATTGATGAACTTTTTTCATTCTAAGCACCTTGGCGTTGAACCATTAATTTTTTGATTTCTGAAATGGCTTTTGCCGGATTTAGTCCCTTAGGACAGGTTTTTGTACAATTCATAATAGTATGACAGCGATATAATTTGAATGGATCTTCTAGATCATCCAGACGTTCACCTGTGTATTCATCTCTAGAATCAGCAATCCATCTATATGCTTGTAATAATACTGCCGGACCTAGATATTTTTCACTATTCCACCAATAGCTTGGGCACGAGGTAGAACAGCAGGCACACAATATACATTCATATAACCCATCCAATTTCTCGCGATCCTCCGGAGATTGTAATTGTTCACTTCCTGCTGGTTTTGGACTATCAGTTTTAAGCCATGGTTGGATGGATTCGTATTGAGCATAAAAATGCGTCATATCGGGTATCAAGTCTTTGATAACTTGCATATGTGGTAATGGATAAATTTTAATATCTCCTTGAATCGAATCTATTGGCTTAATGCAAGCTAACGTATTTGTACCATCTATATTCATAGCACAACTGCCGCATATACCTTCACGGCATGAACGTCTAAAACTTAAAGTTGAATCTAGCTCATTTTTAATTTTTATTAAAGCATCAAGTACCATCGGACCACATTGATCTCTGTCGATTTCATATGTATCCATTTTTGGATTTTCTTTTGTATCAGGATCATATCTATAAATCTTTAATTTTTGCGGAGTTTTTGCAGCATCAAGGCCAACATGCATTTTTCCTTCTAGTATTTTTGAGTTTGGCGGTAGCCTAAGTTCAGCCATGATTACCTTTTTAAGTATATTATATAACCAATAGATCTTTCATTTTCTTGATACAAGATCTTAACCTCAATAATAGCATCCTAGTTTAGTAATTCAAGTTTATGTTGTAGACAGCTTAAAATTTATATTAGTGCAGTAACAAATAGATTCCACTAGATTCCACATTTAGATTGAATTAAGTTACGCGAGTTGTCAATTAACAATTTAGTTATAACTGAAACAGTAGACTTCTTGCATAACCTAGAAGGTTACGGAATTTTTCAGACAAAACTTGTCTCCGTTCCGCAAAGCAGTCTCTTGTTTGCTGTGGAACTTCGACTGCGTTTTGACAACAAAATTACCAACCAGAATAGATTATGCAAGAGGTCTAGTGGAATTAGCTAATAAAATAAACCATGCTCTGAACTTGTTTCATGATCTCATGATAATGAAAGGAGATGCTAAAATGAACTCAGTATAACTTCATAAAATGACTACGGACTCTTATACTTTATATACTTTACATCAGTATCTTATCATCAAAATCTCTATTATGATTATTATAATTCAGTAAGCTATGTCAATTACTTAAAAAGTCTTTCTTGATTTTTTTAATAGTTTTGTCATTTGTAAAAACTACTTCTAGAACATCATCTATTTGACGTATTACTACTCCAACACCAAATTTAATATGTGTAACTTTGGAGCCTGGTCGTAGTATATTTTGCTCGGCTGTAAGAAGAGGTTCTGGTGGTTTTGACAGTTGATTAAATTTACTGTCCTTATATGGTTGTGGCGGTGATATACCGCTTTTTTTACTGACATAATTTAATTGGTTGGTTGAAATTGACCGTATGCAAACTTCTTCAGCTATTTCTGCCAAAAACCTAGAAGGTAATGAGTCTAGTATTTCATTATACATTCTCCGTCGTTCAGCAAAGGTGATATATAATAATTTTTTAGCTCTAGTAATGCCAACATAGGCTATACGTCGTTCTTCCTCTAAACCTTTTTCTTCTGTCAGTGATTTTTGGTGAGGAAATATACCTTCTTCCCAACCAGGTAGAAATACAACTTCA
It encodes the following:
- a CDS encoding prepilin peptidase, coding for MLEYIIVTVFGLLIGNFATTIFYRLPRNITICGINQNCDQPPFCSYCRHLLKPHEYLPLLSWFSTFGKCNYCNSNIPTQYFILEISAVILSNSCFYLFNGITDLYILIFGFGVSCLLNILIYREHKAIPQIITISMLFWGAIYRTLTEQTIILWLSTISIAFIISLFLLNSKFNDTFRSKCIINILMLTSVWCSQEDLTLYMLIITMLCILWSFWKQLDLYSLSILTLFCITISDAILFLNQT
- a CDS encoding succinate dehydrogenase iron-sulfur subunit translates to MAELRLPPNSKILEGKMHVGLDAAKTPQKLKIYRYDPDTKENPKMDTYEIDRDQCGPMVLDALIKIKNELDSTLSFRRSCREGICGSCAMNIDGTNTLACIKPIDSIQGDIKIYPLPHMQVIKDLIPDMTHFYAQYESIQPWLKTDSPKPAGSEQLQSPEDREKLDGLYECILCACCSTSCPSYWWNSEKYLGPAVLLQAYRWIADSRDEYTGERLDDLEDPFKLYRCHTIMNCTKTCPKGLNPAKAISEIKKLMVQRQGA